The following proteins come from a genomic window of Lachnoclostridium phytofermentans ISDg:
- a CDS encoding ACT domain-containing protein, with protein sequence MELKVINQEFTVCKIDNINKINFLDEYCFLGKTEEEISLVCSTKFAPPETIERNDGWRAFRIEGILDFSLIGILSKLTTILAENHIGVFAVSTYNTDYILTKDVDFEKALNVLEKQGYYINRL encoded by the coding sequence ATGGAACTGAAAGTGATTAATCAAGAGTTTACAGTGTGTAAAATAGATAATATTAACAAAATAAATTTTTTAGATGAGTATTGTTTTCTAGGGAAAACAGAGGAGGAAATATCATTAGTATGTAGTACAAAGTTCGCACCCCCTGAAACGATAGAACGTAACGATGGATGGAGAGCATTTCGTATTGAAGGCATATTGGACTTTTCATTGATTGGGATATTATCTAAACTTACAACTATCCTTGCAGAAAATCATATAGGTGTTTTCGCAGTGTCCACCTATAATACTGATTACATATTAACAAAAGATGTTGATTTTGAAAAAGCTTTGAATGTGCTTGAGAAACAAGGTTACTATATTAATAGATTGTAA
- a CDS encoding rhomboid family intramembrane serine protease: MKFLKRIDYNAPVVLSFAILSFIVLLLGEATGGASTLKFFCVYRSSLTDPFTYFRFFSHVLGHADLQHYASNMLLLLILGPMLEEKYGSKIILEMIVVTAFVTGIINFIFFTNGLLGASGIVFMMIVLSSMVSLKEGKIPLTLIIVVIIYLGQEISVGLTTKDNISHLTHILGGVCGGIMGAMVFNKKKLV, translated from the coding sequence ATGAAATTTCTAAAGAGAATCGATTATAATGCACCAGTAGTTTTAAGTTTTGCAATCCTCTCCTTTATTGTTTTACTATTGGGAGAAGCAACAGGTGGAGCTTCCACGTTAAAATTTTTCTGTGTTTATCGTTCTTCCTTGACAGATCCGTTTACCTATTTTCGGTTTTTTAGTCATGTCTTAGGTCATGCAGATTTACAACATTATGCAAGTAATATGCTTCTGTTATTAATCCTTGGACCAATGCTGGAAGAAAAGTATGGAAGTAAAATAATACTCGAAATGATCGTTGTAACAGCCTTTGTTACTGGTATCATTAATTTTATATTCTTTACCAATGGATTACTAGGTGCAAGTGGAATCGTATTTATGATGATCGTCCTGTCTTCGATGGTCAGTTTAAAAGAGGGGAAGATACCATTAACTCTTATTATTGTTGTAATTATCTATCTTGGACAAGAGATATCGGTTGGGCTAACAACGAAAGACAACATATCGCATTTAACTCATATTTTAGGAGGAGTTTGTGGTGGTATTATGGGAGCGATGGTTTTTAATAAGAAGAAACTGGTATAG
- a CDS encoding TetR/AcrR family transcriptional regulator: MRELKSIEEKILDRTLYLIGKDGSCNISIRAIAKEADVNVSAINYYFRTKEEMLKQAKELYIVNTQSITDILKEEYEDEEKLIVACNEILEYIIRYPGITVLLKDAKEKEDEISKKILKASDEMSTGINDLLAKVLKEDLNQYKLMVFWSAINYPIENQGINQFNTTIIEDREDRVSYIKYLLSILKGK; the protein is encoded by the coding sequence TTGCGAGAATTAAAAAGCATTGAAGAAAAAATATTAGATAGGACATTATATTTGATCGGGAAGGATGGCTCCTGCAATATATCGATAAGAGCTATCGCTAAGGAAGCAGATGTTAATGTAAGTGCAATAAACTACTATTTCCGCACGAAGGAGGAAATGTTAAAGCAAGCGAAGGAGCTATACATTGTAAACACTCAATCCATTACCGATATTCTTAAGGAAGAATATGAAGACGAAGAAAAACTAATAGTTGCATGCAATGAAATTTTGGAATATATAATACGATATCCAGGCATTACTGTCCTATTAAAAGATGCCAAAGAAAAAGAGGATGAAATATCAAAAAAGATTCTAAAGGCATCTGATGAGATGTCGACAGGTATCAATGATCTCTTAGCTAAAGTGTTAAAGGAAGATCTTAATCAATACAAATTAATGGTATTTTGGTCAGCCATTAATTATCCAATCGAAAATCAAGGAATAAATCAATTTAATACCACTATTATAGAAGATAGAGAAGATAGAGTATCCTATATTAAGTACTTACTCTCAATTTTAAAAGGAAAATAA
- the baiCD gene encoding bile acid Fe-S flavoenzyme BaiCD: protein MAYEKLFSPIKLRGLELKNRIMFPAMGTKMPTEEKQVNQQLIDYHVARVKGGCGLNFTEVCSVYRLASPKKFLAISEDKYIPGLKKLADAIHEAGGKAGVQLWLGGFAVASDPEQMIIIPSDVPVPGTEYTLPGASIETIKEAVNAFGEAAKRAVEAGYDTIEFHAGHNYTPHSFLSPYFNRRTDEYGGSLPNRARFLIECIEAIRQNIPEDMPLFMRLDAHDDYLEGGLTIEEVIEFCKMAKASGVDVLDVSRGNFSTAAIKYEVPPIDLPRGFNVENAARIRKETGMITVAVGRINDPLQAETILTDDKADMVVIGRAQLADPEFCNKAKEGREGSIVRCVGCNQGCYDGFVSTEMPFITCLRNPALGREAEYQLTETTNPKKVLIIGGGIGGLEAALQLKRRGHQPILCEASGTLGGQFALAGEAPRKEEMKLAAIAMGEQVKSEGVEVRLNKPVTEELIKQINPEEVIIAVGSAPIELNIPGAKLSHVTNSHEVLAGKKEVSGRVVVIGGGLVGLEVAEYIHEMADHITVVEMLDQVAKDLGQLRNICVMESLYASGVETVTNAKCVEIKEHAVVVDRMGNLEEIPCEFVVVAIGAKSRNFDNIITYCKENNIATHVIGDAIRARRALNAVAEANEVARAI from the coding sequence ATGGCTTACGAAAAACTATTTAGTCCAATAAAATTAAGAGGCTTGGAATTAAAAAATCGAATTATGTTTCCTGCGATGGGAACGAAGATGCCCACTGAAGAAAAGCAAGTGAATCAACAACTGATAGACTATCATGTAGCTAGAGTGAAAGGTGGATGTGGATTAAACTTTACCGAGGTTTGCTCCGTGTATCGTTTGGCTTCCCCTAAAAAATTCTTAGCAATTAGTGAAGATAAATATATTCCGGGATTAAAGAAATTAGCTGATGCCATTCATGAAGCTGGTGGAAAAGCGGGGGTACAGTTATGGCTTGGAGGTTTTGCTGTTGCAAGTGACCCAGAACAGATGATTATTATACCAAGTGATGTTCCTGTGCCGGGTACTGAATATACACTGCCAGGAGCTAGTATTGAGACAATTAAAGAAGCGGTGAATGCATTCGGTGAGGCTGCAAAAAGAGCTGTTGAAGCAGGATATGATACGATTGAATTTCATGCTGGGCATAATTATACACCTCACTCCTTTTTAAGCCCATATTTTAATAGAAGAACGGATGAATATGGAGGAAGCCTTCCTAACCGTGCAAGATTTTTAATTGAATGTATCGAAGCTATACGACAGAACATTCCAGAGGATATGCCGTTATTCATGAGACTTGATGCTCATGATGATTATCTTGAGGGCGGACTTACGATTGAGGAAGTTATTGAATTTTGTAAGATGGCAAAGGCATCCGGCGTGGACGTACTGGATGTTTCTAGAGGTAATTTCTCAACAGCAGCAATCAAATATGAGGTTCCACCGATTGACTTACCTAGAGGCTTTAATGTTGAAAATGCTGCAAGAATCAGAAAAGAAACGGGCATGATTACAGTAGCAGTTGGTAGAATTAATGATCCTTTACAAGCAGAGACAATACTAACAGATGATAAAGCGGATATGGTTGTTATTGGACGTGCACAATTAGCAGATCCTGAATTTTGTAATAAGGCAAAGGAGGGACGGGAAGGCAGTATTGTACGCTGCGTAGGCTGTAATCAAGGATGTTATGACGGATTTGTATCGACAGAGATGCCATTTATCACTTGTTTAAGAAATCCAGCTCTCGGAAGAGAAGCGGAATATCAACTTACCGAAACAACGAACCCTAAGAAGGTGTTAATCATTGGCGGTGGTATCGGAGGCTTGGAAGCTGCCCTTCAGTTAAAAAGAAGAGGTCATCAGCCAATCTTATGTGAAGCCTCAGGAACGCTTGGAGGTCAGTTTGCTTTAGCAGGAGAAGCACCAAGAAAAGAGGAGATGAAACTAGCTGCCATTGCAATGGGTGAGCAAGTGAAGAGTGAAGGTGTTGAGGTAAGACTTAATAAACCGGTTACAGAAGAATTAATCAAGCAGATTAATCCAGAGGAAGTAATTATAGCGGTAGGGTCTGCTCCAATCGAATTAAATATTCCGGGAGCAAAACTTTCTCATGTGACGAACTCACATGAAGTACTTGCTGGTAAAAAAGAAGTTTCAGGCAGAGTTGTAGTAATTGGTGGCGGTCTTGTTGGTCTAGAGGTTGCTGAATATATTCATGAGATGGCAGACCATATTACAGTAGTAGAAATGCTTGATCAGGTCGCAAAGGATCTTGGTCAGCTACGTAATATTTGTGTTATGGAAAGTCTATATGCTTCTGGTGTAGAAACAGTAACCAATGCAAAATGTGTTGAAATAAAAGAACATGCAGTAGTTGTAGATAGAATGGGTAATTTGGAAGAAATCCCTTGTGAATTTGTTGTCGTAGCTATCGGTGCAAAGTCACGTAATTTTGATAATATTATCACATACTGTAAGGAAAATAACATAGCGACTCATGTTATTGGAGATGCTATACGAGCAAGAAGGGCTCTTAACGCAGTTGCTGAGGCAAATGAAGTGGCTAGAGCTATATAA
- a CDS encoding DUF3892 domain-containing protein: MENNKIDGSSLAMAALDDIPQPKENAKHITGLVKESGTITGYQLSDGAVVSKEEGVQLAKAGEISGVGVAHRKDTEYLKSLPDGTENNNLSSLPTVKS; encoded by the coding sequence ATGGAAAATAATAAAATTGATGGTTCCTCTCTCGCTATGGCGGCACTAGACGATATACCACAACCAAAAGAAAATGCAAAACACATTACTGGATTAGTAAAAGAAAGTGGCACTATTACAGGTTATCAATTATCGGATGGTGCAGTTGTCTCAAAAGAAGAAGGCGTTCAACTTGCCAAAGCTGGTGAAATCAGTGGAGTAGGTGTAGCTCATCGTAAAGATACCGAATATCTGAAATCATTACCAGATGGCACAGAAAACAATAATTTAAGCAGTTTACCGACTGTAAAAAGTTAA
- a CDS encoding FAD binding domain-containing protein yields the protein MLTINQYVKAESLQQAYELNQKKNNVILGGMLWLKMQKKSVGTAIDLSNLGLDTIEETEDSYLIGAMVTLRTLELHKGINSMTNNAVSESVKHIVGVQFRNLATIGGSIFGRYGFSDVLTIFMALDASVELYQKGIVSMEEFSKMPYDNDLLVRVIIKKQKMKVAYLSQRNTNTDFPVLTCAVSNIEGTYRCVIGARPKRAVCLYDSNGILKDGITQESAEKFGEFMKGQIITGSNMRGSEEYRKILSGVLSKRALLKLKDYEVTSYAD from the coding sequence GTGTTAACAATTAACCAGTATGTAAAAGCAGAGAGTTTACAGCAAGCCTATGAATTAAACCAAAAGAAAAATAACGTGATTCTTGGCGGAATGCTTTGGCTGAAGATGCAGAAAAAAAGTGTGGGTACAGCCATTGATTTATCAAATTTAGGATTAGATACGATTGAAGAAACGGAGGATAGCTACTTAATAGGAGCTATGGTAACGCTTCGTACCTTAGAGTTACATAAAGGTATCAATTCTATGACAAATAACGCAGTCTCTGAGAGCGTAAAACATATTGTAGGTGTTCAATTCCGAAATCTCGCAACGATTGGCGGGAGTATATTCGGCCGATATGGTTTTTCTGATGTACTTACTATATTCATGGCTTTGGATGCTTCGGTTGAATTATATCAAAAGGGAATTGTCTCAATGGAGGAATTCTCAAAAATGCCTTATGATAATGACCTTTTAGTACGCGTGATTATTAAAAAACAAAAGATGAAGGTGGCTTACCTTTCACAACGAAATACGAATACAGACTTTCCTGTATTGACTTGTGCGGTTAGTAATATAGAAGGAACGTATCGATGTGTCATCGGTGCTAGACCAAAGCGTGCAGTCTGTCTATACGATAGTAACGGTATATTAAAGGATGGTATCACACAGGAAAGTGCAGAAAAGTTTGGCGAATTTATGAAGGGTCAGATTATTACTGGAAGTAATATGCGTGGAAGCGAGGAATATCGCAAGATACTTTCTGGCGTATTATCAAAGCGAGCATTGTTAAAGTTAAAGGATTATGAGGTGACGTCTTATGCAGATTAA
- a CDS encoding (2Fe-2S)-binding protein yields the protein MQIKLWLNGKMVTEDVAADMLLIDFLRAHGCFSVKRGCETANCGLCTVFVEDKPVLSCSMLVARVDGKKITTLEGLQEEAEDFGAFIADQGAEQCGFCNPGLIMNAIAMFRENPNPTDEEIIQYLAGNLCRCSGYEGQLRGIKAFLSFKKEKGGVC from the coding sequence ATGCAGATTAAGTTATGGCTCAATGGAAAAATGGTGACGGAAGACGTTGCTGCTGATATGTTATTAATTGATTTTCTACGTGCTCATGGTTGCTTCAGTGTAAAAAGAGGCTGTGAAACAGCAAATTGCGGACTATGTACTGTTTTTGTTGAGGACAAGCCAGTACTTTCTTGTAGTATGCTAGTGGCTAGAGTAGATGGTAAGAAGATAACAACATTAGAAGGCTTACAAGAAGAAGCAGAAGATTTTGGAGCATTTATTGCGGATCAAGGTGCAGAACAATGCGGATTTTGTAATCCTGGATTAATCATGAATGCAATTGCCATGTTTCGTGAAAATCCAAACCCAACAGACGAAGAGATTATACAGTATCTAGCAGGAAATCTATGCAGATGCTCAGGATATGAAGGACAACTTCGTGGAATCAAGGCATTCCTTAGCTTTAAGAAAGAAAAAGGGGGTGTATGCTAA
- a CDS encoding xanthine dehydrogenase family protein molybdopterin-binding subunit, giving the protein MADFKVVNKPIRKIDAMALVTGKPVYTDDVTPSDCLVVKVMHSPYAHAMINEIDTEIAKKVPGIEAIYTYKDVPGRRFTMAGQTYPEPSPYDRLILDQRLRFVGDGVAIVAGETEKAVDKALKLIKVKYEVLEPVLDFRTAKDNKVLVHPEESWEALCPVGADNKRNLCATDLSEHGDVDGVMAECDVIVENTYHTKANQQAMMETFRTYTTMDPYGRLHVIGSTQIVFHVRRILANALDIPKSKIRVTKPRIGGGFGAKQTCVTEIFPAFVTWKTGKAAKLIYTREESQTASTPRHEMEIKVRIGATKEGIIRVLDVYTLSNTGSYGEHGPTTVGLSGQKSISLYNNNLEAYRFGYDVVYTNVQSAGAYRGYGATQGIFAMESAVNELASKLNMDPVIIREKNMVKEGQVMPSYHDETNSSCALDRCMTRAKEMFDWDNKPLAVDLGNGKIRSVGVAMAMQSSGISGVDVGSATIKLNDEGFYALSIAAADMGTGCDTILAQMAAECLECDFDDIIVYGADSDSSPYDSGSYASSTTYVTGKAVEKACLQLKEKMCKIAGEMLSCSTEDLVFQGKKISKVDGSEEITLMDIATKSMCGNTEATQVTVSHSSKVSPPPFMVGMVEIEVDKETGATTLLDYVAVVDCGTVINTNLARVQTEGGLAQGIGMALYEDVTYNSVGRIYENSFMQYKIPTRLDVGKMRVEFESSYEHTGPFGAKSIGEIVINTPSPAIAHAIYNATGVWHRELPITPEKVMMGILKNEN; this is encoded by the coding sequence ATGGCAGATTTTAAAGTAGTTAATAAACCAATTCGAAAAATAGATGCCATGGCATTAGTGACAGGAAAACCTGTTTATACAGACGATGTAACACCATCTGATTGCTTGGTAGTTAAAGTAATGCATAGCCCTTATGCACATGCAATGATAAATGAGATTGATACAGAGATTGCGAAAAAGGTACCAGGTATCGAAGCAATCTATACTTATAAAGATGTACCTGGGAGACGTTTTACAATGGCGGGTCAGACCTATCCAGAACCAAGCCCATATGACCGTTTGATTTTAGACCAAAGACTCCGTTTTGTCGGTGATGGTGTGGCAATTGTAGCCGGAGAGACAGAAAAAGCGGTTGATAAAGCGCTAAAACTAATTAAAGTAAAATACGAGGTGCTAGAGCCAGTTCTAGATTTTAGGACTGCAAAAGATAATAAAGTATTGGTTCATCCAGAAGAAAGCTGGGAAGCACTTTGTCCAGTTGGAGCAGATAACAAAAGAAATCTCTGTGCGACCGATTTAAGCGAACATGGTGATGTTGATGGCGTTATGGCAGAGTGTGATGTTATTGTGGAAAATACTTACCATACGAAAGCCAATCAACAAGCGATGATGGAGACATTTAGAACCTATACCACAATGGATCCATATGGCAGGTTACATGTGATAGGCTCTACTCAGATTGTCTTCCATGTGAGACGTATTTTAGCGAATGCATTAGATATTCCAAAATCAAAAATACGTGTAACTAAGCCTAGAATAGGTGGTGGATTTGGTGCAAAGCAAACTTGTGTAACAGAAATATTTCCTGCTTTTGTTACATGGAAAACTGGAAAAGCGGCGAAACTAATTTATACAAGAGAAGAGAGTCAAACCGCTTCCACACCTAGACATGAGATGGAAATCAAAGTACGTATTGGTGCTACAAAAGAGGGTATCATTCGTGTACTAGATGTCTATACATTATCCAATACAGGATCTTATGGAGAACATGGGCCAACTACGGTAGGACTTTCTGGACAAAAATCGATCTCTCTTTATAACAATAACTTAGAGGCTTATCGTTTTGGCTATGATGTAGTGTATACGAATGTCCAATCTGCTGGTGCTTACCGAGGATATGGTGCAACGCAGGGTATCTTTGCTATGGAATCAGCAGTGAATGAGTTAGCATCGAAACTTAACATGGATCCTGTAATTATCCGTGAGAAGAACATGGTAAAAGAAGGACAGGTTATGCCTTCTTATCATGATGAAACAAACAGTTCTTGTGCCTTAGATCGCTGTATGACTCGTGCGAAAGAGATGTTTGATTGGGATAACAAACCTTTGGCAGTTGATTTAGGAAATGGGAAAATAAGAAGTGTCGGTGTTGCCATGGCGATGCAAAGTTCAGGAATTTCAGGAGTCGATGTAGGTTCTGCTACAATTAAGTTAAACGATGAAGGATTTTATGCATTATCCATCGCAGCAGCAGATATGGGAACTGGCTGTGATACCATCTTAGCACAGATGGCAGCAGAGTGTCTGGAATGTGATTTTGATGATATCATTGTATATGGAGCTGATTCCGATAGTTCTCCTTATGATTCTGGTTCCTATGCATCTAGTACAACTTATGTGACAGGAAAAGCGGTAGAAAAAGCTTGTCTGCAATTAAAAGAAAAGATGTGTAAGATAGCAGGTGAAATGTTATCTTGTTCGACGGAAGATTTAGTATTCCAAGGAAAGAAGATTAGTAAGGTTGATGGTAGCGAAGAAATCACATTAATGGACATTGCAACAAAGTCCATGTGTGGTAATACAGAAGCTACACAAGTAACAGTGTCACATTCTTCTAAAGTTTCACCACCTCCATTTATGGTTGGTATGGTTGAGATTGAGGTAGATAAAGAGACTGGAGCTACCACCCTTTTAGATTATGTTGCAGTAGTTGACTGCGGTACGGTAATCAACACGAATTTAGCTCGTGTTCAAACAGAAGGTGGTTTGGCACAAGGTATCGGTATGGCATTGTACGAAGATGTAACTTATAATTCTGTTGGTAGAATCTATGAAAATTCATTTATGCAATATAAGATTCCTACTCGTCTTGATGTAGGTAAGATGAGAGTTGAATTTGAAAGTAGCTATGAGCATACTGGTCCTTTTGGAGCAAAATCAATTGGTGAAATCGTAATTAATACTCCTTCCCCTGCGATTGCGCATGCAATCTATAATGCGACTGGAGTATGGCATCGTGAGTTACCAATAACTCCTGAGAAGGTTATGATGGGGATATTAAAAAATGAAAACTAG
- a CDS encoding nucleotidyltransferase family protein — MKTRLILLAAGNSRRFGSNKLLYSIDEKPMFMYGLEVMKELILKDFDRELYVVTRFEPVMEAVEEMKSDPYLHDRTHIVNSPESTLGISYSIKAGLLEGEIQPDYYVFMVADQPFIKVETVERLIKETLNQEKIAGCVTWEGVPGNPVIFSKHLKYELLELQEDQGGKVVLKKYMNQICKITASCEEELIDKDTKDEFDMDGR; from the coding sequence ATGAAAACTAGACTTATATTACTGGCGGCTGGAAACAGCCGTCGTTTTGGAAGTAATAAGCTTTTATATTCGATTGATGAGAAGCCGATGTTTATGTATGGGTTAGAAGTTATGAAGGAACTTATATTAAAGGATTTCGACAGAGAGCTTTATGTTGTTACCCGGTTTGAACCAGTGATGGAGGCAGTGGAGGAAATGAAGTCTGATCCGTATCTACATGATCGAACTCATATAGTAAATTCACCAGAAAGTACACTTGGAATCTCATATTCAATTAAAGCTGGTTTACTTGAAGGAGAGATTCAGCCAGATTATTATGTGTTTATGGTTGCGGATCAACCTTTCATAAAGGTAGAGACTGTGGAGAGATTAATTAAGGAAACGCTGAATCAGGAAAAAATAGCGGGATGTGTTACCTGGGAAGGGGTTCCTGGCAATCCAGTAATTTTTTCAAAGCATCTAAAATATGAATTGCTAGAGTTACAAGAAGATCAGGGTGGTAAAGTAGTCTTAAAGAAGTATATGAATCAGATTTGTAAAATCACAGCGTCATGTGAAGAAGAATTAATTGATAAGGACACCAAAGACGAATTTGATATGGATGGTAGGTAA
- a CDS encoding methyl-accepting chemotaxis protein: MTIGKKEVRNTKVKRSIKTKLILIIAPLVVIAIGTLLMITYTNSRKIIMDDANQLVKSLTKSNANEIETWSQEIISSLNQVQNTLNNVELDTNALMKYLKSTMNQNDSFADGVYVGTDKQELFTPFDFTMPSGFIVTERDWFKEGLENEHFQYGTAYLDAHTGEYIVSASAKLKSANGVKKVASVDISLKEMSKIISTKKIMETGRLFIVDITSSKILAINDETLINTDFNVSNNDKLIAEMAARINLDIDEFTELTLDGSKYSVDVQSIKNTPWKVIGYIPHSEILETLNNLQIFVFVLFLGSMIVLVVLVERVIHYIIKPVKNLNTSIEKITSGDFSVDVSIKGNDEIAMMCNNMQKFIETMRGTIIEVTSMSNSLEKQSDNSTKIAQVLYDSAQTQSNAMLELNQTVDELARAVTDVAENTTSLSMVASETGQKGKDAGEKMKDTVMISEKGKEDMLHIDTAMKSVDFNVSQLKEAVEQVIESSEKINDIVKLIADISSQTNLLSLNAAIEAARAGESGRGFSVVAEEIRKLAETSESSVRSIAELNQNIQKLVTNTVDKTQESTDSIKNSINLIQAASDTFNKIYVTISETSDIVEDMIVNVNRVDDVATSVAAITQEQSAAAEEILATSENLSSHAATITEHSFTVEQDASVLSQTAENLNNQMKFFKI, from the coding sequence ATGACCATTGGAAAAAAAGAAGTAAGAAATACTAAGGTAAAAAGAAGTATAAAAACAAAACTCATTCTAATAATTGCTCCGCTTGTTGTCATTGCAATTGGAACATTACTTATGATTACGTATACAAATTCAAGGAAAATCATAATGGATGATGCAAACCAACTGGTAAAGTCATTAACAAAATCAAATGCAAATGAGATAGAAACTTGGTCACAAGAAATAATTTCCTCATTAAATCAAGTTCAGAATACGCTTAATAATGTTGAATTAGATACCAATGCTTTGATGAAGTACTTAAAATCAACTATGAATCAAAATGATAGTTTTGCAGATGGTGTATATGTTGGAACAGACAAGCAAGAACTGTTTACTCCTTTTGACTTTACAATGCCATCAGGTTTCATAGTTACTGAGAGGGATTGGTTTAAAGAAGGGTTGGAAAATGAACATTTCCAATACGGAACAGCATATCTAGATGCTCATACTGGAGAATATATTGTAAGTGCTTCTGCTAAACTTAAGTCAGCTAATGGAGTGAAAAAAGTCGCTTCAGTAGACATATCTTTAAAAGAAATGTCGAAAATTATTAGTACGAAAAAGATAATGGAAACTGGCAGACTTTTTATCGTTGATATAACCAGTAGTAAGATTCTCGCAATTAATGATGAAACTCTAATCAATACTGATTTTAATGTTAGTAATAACGATAAATTGATTGCAGAGATGGCAGCTAGGATAAATTTAGATATTGATGAATTCACTGAGCTAACATTAGATGGAAGTAAATATTCTGTTGATGTTCAATCGATTAAGAATACTCCTTGGAAGGTGATTGGATACATACCTCATTCCGAAATTTTAGAAACATTAAACAATCTTCAAATTTTTGTATTTGTTCTATTTCTAGGTTCTATGATTGTGTTAGTAGTCTTAGTAGAACGAGTTATTCACTATATCATAAAACCAGTAAAGAATTTAAATACTTCTATTGAAAAAATAACATCAGGCGATTTCTCTGTTGATGTGAGCATTAAGGGAAATGATGAAATTGCAATGATGTGCAATAACATGCAAAAATTTATTGAAACAATGCGAGGTACAATTATAGAAGTTACCAGCATGTCAAACAGTTTAGAAAAGCAGTCTGATAACAGTACTAAAATCGCTCAAGTATTATACGATTCCGCACAAACACAATCAAATGCGATGTTAGAATTAAATCAAACGGTAGATGAGTTAGCTAGAGCTGTAACTGATGTTGCAGAAAATACGACCTCTCTTTCTATGGTAGCTTCAGAAACAGGCCAAAAAGGTAAAGATGCAGGTGAAAAGATGAAAGATACCGTTATGATATCTGAAAAAGGTAAAGAAGATATGCTTCATATTGATACTGCTATGAAGAGTGTTGATTTCAATGTATCTCAGCTAAAAGAAGCAGTGGAACAGGTAATTGAATCCAGTGAAAAAATCAATGATATCGTTAAGTTGATTGCTGATATTTCAAGTCAAACGAATTTATTATCATTAAATGCAGCGATAGAGGCAGCAAGAGCTGGAGAATCTGGAAGAGGATTTTCTGTTGTTGCAGAAGAAATTAGAAAGCTTGCTGAAACCAGTGAAAGTTCTGTGAGAAGTATAGCGGAATTAAATCAAAACATACAAAAGCTTGTAACCAATACTGTAGATAAGACACAGGAAAGTACGGACAGTATTAAAAACAGTATAAACTTAATTCAAGCTGCCAGTGATACGTTTAATAAGATCTATGTAACTATCAGTGAGACCAGTGATATTGTCGAAGATATGATTGTAAATGTTAACCGTGTAGATGATGTGGCTACTTCGGTAGCAGCCATAACGCAAGAACAATCTGCTGCAGCAGAAGAAATACTAGCAACTTCGGAAAACCTATCAAGCCATGCTGCGACAATAACAGAACATAGCTTTACGGTAGAACAGGATGCATCAGTGCTTTCACAAACTGCGGAAAATCTTAATAATCAAATGAAATTCTTTAAGATATAA